The genomic segment CTATCCTTATTCAAAATAATTCGAACCACATCCACTCTATTCGATAAATCAAGACTTATGAGCATATCGTCTAAGACAAGTATCTTGAATCGAGCTTCCGCTAAAGGTCTTGTGAGTAAAGCACCTATTCTTATACCTATTGCAATTCTTGTTAATTGTGCTTCATTTAAAAATGACTGCACTCTTTCTATTGATTTCCATTGCGGAGTTGGTTTTTCCTCAAAAAGCTCAACAGATAATTTAATATGAAGCAGATTATATCTTTCAGCTTCTTTGTTTTCTCCCCAAAGTTTTGTATGAACTTTTTGAAAATTGAATTTTTTTGAAAAAATGAGGCTTATGCGGATTACATCTTTACCAGCAAAGAATTCATTTTTGATAAAATCATTGGCATGCCCTTGGATTTCATCGAGTATGTCCTGTATTTTGGTGTTTAAAACACTTAATTTGTTTACATATAACTCTCTTTGCCTTCCATAAACTGACCTTCCACCAGCATCTCTGGGAATATCTAAGGTTGGTGTCTTAATAATATCTTCCAGTAAGTTTTGTGTTCCTTCTGCCAAGAAGGGAAAGATATCTCTTTCAAAAACAGGCCAAAGATTTACTTGCTGACGATGAGAAGCCCTATAAAAATTGTGTAACAGTTTATAATTAATGAAATCACTTGCAAGGTTTAATTCCTGGATAATAGTATCTGAATCACTGTTGGTATTTATTGTGCCATGGGAAATGGTGTAGTTTTTTGTTTCATTTGTATCACTATCAATGGAGGTGACTTTAACATAAGAATCTTCAGTTTCACCCATGAAAATGTTTTTAAGCGTTTGGTGCGTTTTAGGATCTGATATAGTATAATTTTTAAAATATTTCTGTACCTCTTCATTTGTTTTACCGCTACTTTGTAAAAAGGTATAAAGAGCCCAAAATAGACTGGACTTGCCGGAACCATTGTTACCAAATACCAAGACATTTTTGCCATTGATTTTAAATTGTCGATTATCTTTTTGGAAAGCTTTAAAATTCCGTATACGGATTTCTTTTATTCTTTTCATCAGCTTTCCAATATGGGTTTAAGAATTTCTGGACTTCTTACTGCAAAGAGTTTAATGCGATTGCGGACTTCATTATCCGTGTGGCTCCAGGTGGCGTGGAGTTGCTCAATGACCCTTTCTTTTTCTGTTTCACTAAGGTTGTTAAACTCCCTACCCTGCAGTGCTTGATTGATATCTCGCTCCACAAACTCCAAAACATCAATTTCCCGCTCTTTCATGTGGTCGGGGAAGTACAGCTCTAAACACAGGCCATCTGTAACGTTATAAATTGAATTTGAAATTGAGCTATTCATAGTGTCGAATTCCAATATATTATAAAGCGACTTCCAAAGTTGCTTATCTACTTTTTCCAAATTTTTTGAAAGAGGAAACTCTTTAATATCCTTTACCAAAATTTTTGGGAAATCACCTTTTGTTGCCTTTGGTGATGCATTAAAATGAAAAAATGTACCAATCCGTGAATTCAAGATAATTGTGGCCGCTTCAAGGCTGAATATTGAATTGAGTACAACAAGAATTGCAGGATCATTATAGAGTTCTTCATCAGTTATAGCTGCAAAAATTGATGGATTGGTAATCTCACGGATTAACATTCTCTTTTCTTTAAAAAATTTTGGTTGTCTTGGATTTGCAATACCATTACAATAGTCAATGTACTCTCTCTCATTCCATCTTACCGAATACTTTGTAATGTCTTCACCCCAAAGCCAGCGTTTCAATCCTTTCCTATACTCCATATGGTGATATGCTCTTGAATTGATTACTTCTTCGTGCTGACCTTGATACTTATCATACGCAATCAAACCTTGGGATACCTCAGGAAAAAAGAAATTAAGCGGCTTTGAATTTAATTTAATATTCGCAACAGCATTTATTGTGCTTTTAGATAGTTTAAATGCCAATGCCCAATTTTGAGAGAATTCACGAAAAAGAGAAATATTAAGTGCCTTCACATCTTGACTCATGAACGAATTGAGATCCAACTTGCTGTTTAAAGTTGGTAAGTATTTTACATCTTTTGATTCTTCTCCTTTTGTAAATATAATAACAGAATTTCTTACGGTAGCTGTATCAAATAATGAGTAATTAGTAAAATCTATGATTGATTTAATTCCCCAGTTTTTAATCAAATCATCCCTATAATTTTCGGCAAACACATTAAATAAATACGTATTTGGAATTATATATGAAAGAATGCCTTTATTTGAATTAAGGATTTTACTAGAAACCTCTATAAAAAAATAGTAGATCTCGTAGTCAGGTACTTTTTTTAAATGCTTTAGAACTTCTTTGCGATCTTTCCCTTTAATTGAAACACCATAGGGTGGATTCCCAATCACCACATCAAAACCACCTGAAATATCAAACATCCATTTCGGGTCAAAGAAAAGCGAAGACGCATTTTGGTCGTAAGGATCCCAACCTGCTAGTTTTTCAGCCGAGTCATTATGCAAGCCACTGCGCTTCAGTTCGCCAGCAATAGCATTTCTAAGTTCTTCATCCTTTTTTCGGTATTTCAGTTTGGTGTCTTTTGTACGAGCGCTAAAGAGTTTGTGGCGTACTTTCTTTAGTTCGGCTTCCAGTTGCTTGATTTCCTTGTTATCAAACAAGTTGGTTTGGGCTTGAGGTTTGTCTATTCCAATGAGTGTATTGGCAGTTACAAACTTCGTTTCCAGGTTCGGTAAAGGACGAATACCGAAATTTGCTTCTTTCTTTGCCACTTTTTGATCTACCACCAGAGAGATAAAAAATCGAAGCTTGGCTATTTGTGTGGCTATGGGTTGTATGTCTACACCGTACACACAGTTTTCTATCAAATAGAGTTTTCGGGCATAGTCCGGGTCGTTCATGTTTTGATCAAAGGCTTCATTAATTTCTTTTAACTTTTCCCCACGTTCGTTTTTATCCTCAATACTTAGTGCTTCTTTTAGGTCTTTTTCAGCTTTTTGAGTTTGTACTTCTTTCCAGCTTGAATTCTTCGGATCGAGTTTTTGCAGCATATGTACCATCTTTTGCAGACCACCCATCAGGAATGCACCCGAACCACAAGCTGGGTCGAGAATTTTGCATTCATCCAATGCTTTTACGATACGTTTAGTCAATGCTGTATTTTCTTTGAAAGGGTTCACCGGATCAAAAGAAGTCAGCTGATGAAGTTTTTCATCTAACGCCTTTTCATCCATGGCCCAATCGGTCTCCGCATTTTTCAGATAAGCAATCAGGCTTTCATCCACCATGTAGTTCACAATCTCCCGGGGCGTATAGAACGAACCCGTTTGTTTACGAGCCGTGCTTTTGGTTTCAGGATTGTAACTTGCAAGGAGATTTTCAAACACCTTTCCTAATAATTCTGGATCAAGCGCTACATCCTCTTCAATAGGTGTATTTTCTGTAATAGTGAATTTGTAGGATTTCAGAATATTTACCAGTCCTTTTACGGCGGCTTCTTTGGCAGCTTTGTTCTTAACTCCATATTCAGCACTCAGGTCAACATGCTCTTCCACCCCAAAAAAGAGATAATCAGGAACAATCAATTGTTCTCCCCTGGTCATTTGGTCGGAGAATCCATCTATATAAAGATTTTGATCGTGTTTAATATCAAGACATTCAAAAAGGCCGCCATTCAGGAATGGAACTTTTTCGTTCATTAGTTTTAAAAATACATCTGGATTTTTAAAGTATTTTTCATACCGGTACATCCAATCATTCCCCCGGTCTTGTCCATAGTGATTCTTAAGGCGAAATCTTCGGGAGCGTTTATCTAAGCTATCTTCTTCAATAGGGCAGTTCAGAGTAGCAAAAAACAAGTTTTGTAGTATGGCTTTATAATAGATACTTTCCTTATTCGCCTGAGCAAACATGGTTCCTTCTTCATGGTATGGTGAAATGTCATTGAGGATGTCTTTTTGTAAAGCTTTTAAATCGAAGAGCTCCTCAGGAATCAGTTTTTTCTCTTTGATAAACCATGTAAAAAGCAAACGTGTAAGTAAGCGAATCACATTGGTGGCATTGTGCTCCTGAATGAGATCATCCAGTTTTGCTCCTTTTTGGTGAGCAATTTCGAGTGTTGGCTTGTTGGGAAAAGTCACATGCTTAATGGCCCAGAAATACCAATTGGAGAGTTCCTGGTAGAACTTCTTGTTAAGTACACTAACACTGAATACTTCCTGCCAGTAGGCATATAATTTCGCAAAAGAATCGACAGTCTTTGTTCCAATCGAGGGGATTTTAAGCTCTAAGAGAATTCTCTCATGCCCTGAGTGAGGCTGAATAATGTTTATATCCCTTAAGAGTGATACTCTTCCAGCTTTTTCACCTTCACGCCATGCCTGTTTGTATTGCAGTCTTTCAGTGTTTGCAAAGGCAAGATAGTCTGCTTGGTCATCCCTGTATTTTAAAACCAATACCACTGGAGTGTAGTAGAATTCTCTATTGAAAGCCCGAGAGATTTCAGCCAGTTGAGAGCGGGTAGGGAGGAGGTTGTTTTCCCTTTGGTAAAGAGTAAGCCCAAAAATCAAAACACCATCATAATCGGATTTTATTTGTTGTACATCCAGACTTTTGGTGCCTTCAAAAGCTGCGTCATCGACCATCCCCACGAAATAGACATCATCCACTAACTGAAAGGTCGTGTTGTCTTTGTAGGTGTCTTTGAGGATTTCTTTGGCGGTGGTTGGTTCATCCGCCACATAATTCATAGGGACTTTTAATTCTTTGAAAAGGGCTTTGACGGCCTTAAGAAAGTCCATGTCTTTAAAATGTGTAAGTATCATATTTTATACCGTAACCAAAAACCAGGTGATCAAATCGAAGTTCTGAAGTTGATATTTCTCATCCACCTTCAGATCTTGTTTTACTCTATCTAATGCGAACTTATCGCCCTTTCGTAACTTTGCTAAAACGTCTCTGGCTTCTTTACCCATCACTTTTTTGGTGCTGCCATCTTCTAACTCCGTAAATTCTGCAGCTTGTCTATCTAAAAATGATTTTAAGGAATTTACCAATTTCTGGATTTCTGCTTCATCTCCTTTATCAATCCCATCTGGGACAAAGCGCTCCCGGTCTTTGTGATAAGTAATAGCATCCAAGACCTCTTTTTGATTCAGCAATAACATCTTCCCATCATTATTTATATAAATGAGATCAAATACTTTATATTCATGCATCTTGGATTTTTCAGGACGATTAGGATAACCCAATAAGGCTATGATACCATCTTCTGCACAGATAGTCGCATCCGCTTTGAAACCGGAATACACACCTTTTGGCATACGCAGATATTTGTCCTTATCTTTATTGAATTCATCAAGTAAATCTTGGCGATAACGCTCAAGTGACAAATCATCAAAACCAAGACCCTGATCACTCACTTCAATGTCATCCCAGGAAGTTTGCATTTGTTCCATCATTCTTGCTTTCAATCTATTTTCTAAGTCTTCATCCTCTGCCATTTCCTTGAAAGTTTCTGAGAAATCCAAATGCACCTCTGAGCCAGCGAGTTTCATAGCTGCCATTCGTTGCTCAATTCTACCTTGAAGATTTAAATAACTGTTAATGTTATTAGATGGCCAAAAGTTGATACCAAATATCTTTTCGTTTGGTGATCCCAATCGATCTATACGACCCATTCTTTGAATAATCCGAACAGGATTCCAGTGGATATCATAATTAATCACCATATCTGCATCCTGAAGATTTTGGCCCTCACTTAATGCATCAGTAGCAATGATGATGTCAATTGGGTTTTGCAGTTTGGTGTAGGTTCTTGGATGATTTTCTGCAATCCAGGAAACCCAATTTTGATACTCTTTTTGGTTTCCTTTTTTTATTTCAAATTCCCATTCTTTCTCCTTGAAGAGCTTGGTGTATGGGGCAAAACGCTCCAGAATTGGTTCAAACAACTTGCTTTCTTCATCAGTATCTGAAACCAATGAGCCACTACCTGAAACCATAGATAGCTTATCGTATCCTCTTGCTTTTAATTGTTCGAATAAATATTGCGCTGTATCTCTATAGACAGTGAATATGACAAGCTTTTGGTTATTTGAATTATGTCCGGAATTTCTTTTACGTTCAATCTGTTGCATTAAAACCTCAAGCTTATTATCAGCCGAAGAGTGGTTCATTGGATGGATAATTTCCTCATCAATTCGTACTTGAAACTTCAACAGGTTAGAAAAGAGATTATCTAAAGCGTCCAGGTCTTTTTTTAAATCTTTTTTGTAATTCTTAATATTACCAGCAGCATCAATATCAGATAATTTTATTTTTCTTTTTTTACCAAGCGTGAACTCTTCATATTCTGCTTCTAATTCATCATCGTCAAAAAGCCACTGGTCATCTTCATTAATAACGTGGTTTTTTTTGTCCACTTGGTAGGCTTTAATTCTATCCAAAGCGTTTTGGTGATGATCTTTTATTTTTTCTACGGTTGTGAAAAATGAATACCAAGATGATTCTAACCTTTTGACCATTAAGATATACATCATTTTTACTAAAAAACGGTCCCTTTGTCTTTCATCATGTAAGACGTCTTTCTCATTATCAGTATCTTCCAAATAAAATGAAGGTTGATATCCTGAAAGCATTTGAGGGAAATGATCAAAAAGTTCCTCGAATGTTTCAAAATTGCCTAGTTCTTGAGGTGTGACAAAAAGGTTTATCGGTTTCTCTTTTTGAGGAAATACCAAGGCAGCTTCCTGTCCTTCAATCATTTTTCGTGTTCTGGCAACAGTGAGTGTGTCAGTCAACGTGAAAAAGTTGGCAGGTAGTTTTTTAATAAAGTCAGAAATTTTGGGCTCAGGCTCCCTTCGCCAATCATTAAAGGCCTTTTGCGCAGTACGAAATGAATAATCTAGGTTTCTAACTCCTAGTGATTCTTGATAACCATGCACATTACCCTGTACCATGAGTTTAAACTGATTTCTTATATCATTCAATGAGTTATTTATTGGTGTTGCTGATAATAAAAGAACTTTGATGTCTTCATTTGGCTTAAGTATATATTCAAGAAGAAATTTGTATCTATTTGATTTGTCGTTCCGAAGATTGTGGCTTTCATCTATAATAATTAGTTTTGGTTTGTCATTTGTGAATAACTTGTCAGCACGATCGTCATATCTCTCAAGACGTTCTTCACTCATATCTGTGTGAAAGCGAACAAAGAAATCCAGCTGATCTTTTTCAAATTTAGAATCTTGATGTTTACGATATCTTTTCCAATTAAATTCTAGCTTCTTGGGACAGAGTAGAAGAATCTCTCTCCCTTGTAATTGGAAGAATTTAATTATTGCCAAAGCGCACCAAGTTTTTCCAAGCCCAACAGCATCTGCAAGAATGGCTCCATTGTATTTTTGAAGCATTCGAATTAAACTTAATACTCCTTTTTTCTGAAAATCATAAAGAGTATTGTAAATAGCTGAATTTTCAAGTCTACCTACTTGTCTGTTGAAATCCGGATTACTATCATCTTCTAGTATTTGGCTTCCAAATAATTCAAATAAAATTTTATAGTAAATTTCTCGTGGAGTATACTTAATAAAAATTCGTTCAATTTCATTAATAAGGTATTGCTTAAAATTTAGTTTCGTTTTTGATCCATCTTTTTGAATTATGGTTTTTTCTCTGTGCGCTTGGGGTTTTTTCCATAGTGATTCAAACCATTCAATTAGCTCTTTATATTGACTATTATTGCCAGTTTCAGCAATATTTAATTCAACATTATTTGTTTCTTTTAGCCCAATTCCTGCCTCTGTCAAATTAGAGCTTCCGGAAATGAAATATTTTTTTCTATCATCTTTTTCTTTTGGATTAAATAGATAAATTTTTGCATGACAGAAGTTAGGTTCAAGGGTTTTTGCAGATACTTTATCTTGTTTTAAAAAACTAACAGCTTCTTGAGAAACACTATTTAATTTAAGTGCAGCTTCTATTGTTATATTTTCATTTAGTAAATCGAGAGGACGGTTTTCCTCCAAGTCAAAGTTGACAATATCTCCTAGAACTAAACGATATTTATCAATTTTTTCATTTACGGCTTTAGTAATGTATGCTAGTGCCCCAATAGTGAAGTAACCAGTAACAATATCTAACTTACCTTCTTCTGTGTATTTTGTGAGCCACTCATGGACTTTTAGATTTTCATTGGAGTTATCTAAAATCATTTAAAAATTGACTCCATTTTCCAAATCGGTGAGTTCTTTTTTGTTTACTTCGCTCAATGTAGGTTCCATAAATTTTTATAAAAATTGGAGTATTATATTGAGGATTAAAACAAATATAAAGAGATGTGTTTAAACAGGCAAAGTATATTACGAAACTTGCTGCATATCTTCTTGAAAAAAGGTGGAAGGCATTATGAGATAAGTCTTTTGTCTGGGTCTGTTTGAAATATCCCAATTCGGCAAAAAGGACACGTTTTATCTTCCAATTCAAATGTATCTGCGATGTCTTTAGATTGGCATTGAGGGCAGCTGGTTATTGGAGCAGCACTGTCAATCATAAATTCTGCGGCGCAAGATAAACAAATAGCAGGGCTGCCATTACCAATACATTTCTCTAAATTCTCATGGTCCGGGTGGTGGGCATACTGTTTACTCCCATTATAGTCTAAATAATATGGGTTCCCATCAGACAAGGTTTCTATTGTTTTGTTACATTCATTACAAATAAAGATTTTCCCTTCAGCCATTAATATCATTCCTGCCTTTAGTTATAACCACACCACCCTAAACGATTGAACTCTATGTCAATCATTTCTTATCTATTTTTAGAAGTCCAAGTTGCTGATTTACTCTCAATCTCTTCCTGTCTCATCACCCTATTGTTTTTCTTCAGAACAAAGTTATTTAAATCTTCTATTTTAAAGTTAACTCTTCGCCCTTGAAGGTTATAGTATGGAATTACATTCCTGCTAGTGTAAGCATACAGGGTTTGTTTTGACAAACAAAGATAATCATCTGTTTCTTCCATGTTTAAAAAAGGCTTTTCTTTCTTAAAAACCACCCGTTCGATATTTTGTAAAGACAGAAATATCTTTTCTAATATATCGGTTTGATCTTGTTCAAATAGCACTGTCCGCCTCCCGCTTGGTAATTACATTTCGATGAGAATATATAATTCAAAAGAAGATAAAACAC from the Calditrichota bacterium genome contains:
- a CDS encoding AAA family ATPase — protein: MKRIKEIRIRNFKAFQKDNRQFKINGKNVLVFGNNGSGKSSLFWALYTFLQSSGKTNEEVQKYFKNYTISDPKTHQTLKNIFMGETEDSYVKVTSIDSDTNETKNYTISHGTINTNSDSDTIIQELNLASDFINYKLLHNFYRASHRQQVNLWPVFERDIFPFLAEGTQNLLEDIIKTPTLDIPRDAGGRSVYGRQRELYVNKLSVLNTKIQDILDEIQGHANDFIKNEFFAGKDVIRISLIFSKKFNFQKVHTKLWGENKEAERYNLLHIKLSVELFEEKPTPQWKSIERVQSFLNEAQLTRIAIGIRIGALLTRPLAEARFKILVLDDMLISLDLSNRVDVVRIILNKDRKESLSFFDEFQKFIFTHDKGLFNLIRRNTNEENWVYYNFNKDESDNSPPTIRADLTSLQKAAKYFDENEFENCGNELRKEAEAILDNFLDPDLKLLDQKFQGLKQKLGDAFKKLTEKRFKDFNIAFLTDLEPEKLQKIKEDYHSDDSLTTGEKRKLTILKTKMSDFLINFNEEGTRKEQLISETKEILDRVMNTASHHGENELYRAELKDAIEKMKDLKEHLR
- a CDS encoding N-6 DNA methylase, encoding MILTHFKDMDFLKAVKALFKELKVPMNYVADEPTTAKEILKDTYKDNTTFQLVDDVYFVGMVDDAAFEGTKSLDVQQIKSDYDGVLIFGLTLYQRENNLLPTRSQLAEISRAFNREFYYTPVVLVLKYRDDQADYLAFANTERLQYKQAWREGEKAGRVSLLRDINIIQPHSGHERILLELKIPSIGTKTVDSFAKLYAYWQEVFSVSVLNKKFYQELSNWYFWAIKHVTFPNKPTLEIAHQKGAKLDDLIQEHNATNVIRLLTRLLFTWFIKEKKLIPEELFDLKALQKDILNDISPYHEEGTMFAQANKESIYYKAILQNLFFATLNCPIEEDSLDKRSRRFRLKNHYGQDRGNDWMYRYEKYFKNPDVFLKLMNEKVPFLNGGLFECLDIKHDQNLYIDGFSDQMTRGEQLIVPDYLFFGVEEHVDLSAEYGVKNKAAKEAAVKGLVNILKSYKFTITENTPIEEDVALDPELLGKVFENLLASYNPETKSTARKQTGSFYTPREIVNYMVDESLIAYLKNAETDWAMDEKALDEKLHQLTSFDPVNPFKENTALTKRIVKALDECKILDPACGSGAFLMGGLQKMVHMLQKLDPKNSSWKEVQTQKAEKDLKEALSIEDKNERGEKLKEINEAFDQNMNDPDYARKLYLIENCVYGVDIQPIATQIAKLRFFISLVVDQKVAKKEANFGIRPLPNLETKFVTANTLIGIDKPQAQTNLFDNKEIKQLEAELKKVRHKLFSARTKDTKLKYRKKDEELRNAIAGELKRSGLHNDSAEKLAGWDPYDQNASSLFFDPKWMFDISGGFDVVIGNPPYGVSIKGKDRKEVLKHLKKVPDYEIYYFFIEVSSKILNSNKGILSYIIPNTYLFNVFAENYRDDLIKNWGIKSIIDFTNYSLFDTATVRNSVIIFTKGEESKDVKYLPTLNSKLDLNSFMSQDVKALNISLFREFSQNWALAFKLSKSTINAVANIKLNSKPLNFFFPEVSQGLIAYDKYQGQHEEVINSRAYHHMEYRKGLKRWLWGEDITKYSVRWNEREYIDYCNGIANPRQPKFFKEKRMLIREITNPSIFAAITDEELYNDPAILVVLNSIFSLEAATIILNSRIGTFFHFNASPKATKGDFPKILVKDIKEFPLSKNLEKVDKQLWKSLYNILEFDTMNSSISNSIYNVTDGLCLELYFPDHMKEREIDVLEFVERDINQALQGREFNNLSETEKERVIEQLHATWSHTDNEVRNRIKLFAVRSPEILKPILES
- a CDS encoding DEAD/DEAH box helicase family protein; translation: MILDNSNENLKVHEWLTKYTEEGKLDIVTGYFTIGALAYITKAVNEKIDKYRLVLGDIVNFDLEENRPLDLLNENITIEAALKLNSVSQEAVSFLKQDKVSAKTLEPNFCHAKIYLFNPKEKDDRKKYFISGSSNLTEAGIGLKETNNVELNIAETGNNSQYKELIEWFESLWKKPQAHREKTIIQKDGSKTKLNFKQYLINEIERIFIKYTPREIYYKILFELFGSQILEDDSNPDFNRQVGRLENSAIYNTLYDFQKKGVLSLIRMLQKYNGAILADAVGLGKTWCALAIIKFFQLQGREILLLCPKKLEFNWKRYRKHQDSKFEKDQLDFFVRFHTDMSEERLERYDDRADKLFTNDKPKLIIIDESHNLRNDKSNRYKFLLEYILKPNEDIKVLLLSATPINNSLNDIRNQFKLMVQGNVHGYQESLGVRNLDYSFRTAQKAFNDWRREPEPKISDFIKKLPANFFTLTDTLTVARTRKMIEGQEAALVFPQKEKPINLFVTPQELGNFETFEELFDHFPQMLSGYQPSFYLEDTDNEKDVLHDERQRDRFLVKMMYILMVKRLESSWYSFFTTVEKIKDHHQNALDRIKAYQVDKKNHVINEDDQWLFDDDELEAEYEEFTLGKKRKIKLSDIDAAGNIKNYKKDLKKDLDALDNLFSNLLKFQVRIDEEIIHPMNHSSADNKLEVLMQQIERKRNSGHNSNNQKLVIFTVYRDTAQYLFEQLKARGYDKLSMVSGSGSLVSDTDEESKLFEPILERFAPYTKLFKEKEWEFEIKKGNQKEYQNWVSWIAENHPRTYTKLQNPIDIIIATDALSEGQNLQDADMVINYDIHWNPVRIIQRMGRIDRLGSPNEKIFGINFWPSNNINSYLNLQGRIEQRMAAMKLAGSEVHLDFSETFKEMAEDEDLENRLKARMMEQMQTSWDDIEVSDQGLGFDDLSLERYRQDLLDEFNKDKDKYLRMPKGVYSGFKADATICAEDGIIALLGYPNRPEKSKMHEYKVFDLIYINNDGKMLLLNQKEVLDAITYHKDRERFVPDGIDKGDEAEIQKLVNSLKSFLDRQAAEFTELEDGSTKKVMGKEARDVLAKLRKGDKFALDRVKQDLKVDEKYQLQNFDLITWFLVTV